A single region of the Gossypium arboreum isolate Shixiya-1 chromosome 12, ASM2569848v2, whole genome shotgun sequence genome encodes:
- the LOC108477913 gene encoding uncharacterized protein LOC108477913, protein MENQMRVVLRAILKLYKLVIRLPDKSTPSEIRNNPRFYPYFKDCIEALDETHVPASIPLSIQGRFRSRKGETTQSVLAAITFDLKFSYVLAGWEGSAHDSRILSNALSSPRGLKFRKAHNKYEPLLNKSIDHYDEMALVVGRDMATGIFAKTFADINLDDGN, encoded by the exons ATGGAGAATCAGATGAG GGTTGTATTGAgagctattttgaaattgtataagcTAGTTATTAGATTACCTGATAAGTCAACTCCTAGTGAAATTAGAAACAATCCaaggttttatccttattttaaagattgtattgAAGCATTAGATGAAACTCATGTTCCTGCATCCATTCCACTTAGCATTCAAGGAAGATTTCGTAGCCGTAAAGGGGAGACGACACAAAGTGTATTGGCTGCCATTACATTTGACttgaaattttcctatgttctagCTGGTTGGGAAGGTAGTGCACATGATTCTCGTATTTTAAGTAATGCACTTTCAAGCCCAAGAGGATTAAAATTCCGGAAG GCACACAATAAGTATGAACCACTTTTGAATAAAAGTattgatcattatgatgaaatggCTTTGGTTGTTGGCAGAGATATGGCAACAGGGATTTTTGCCAAAACATTTGCTGACATAAATTTGGATGATGGTAACTGA